The Streptomyces avermitilis MA-4680 = NBRC 14893 genome contains a region encoding:
- a CDS encoding DUF2785 domain-containing protein, which yields MDTSASRTYVGDIGTLSGAARTEALDTLVEDLRSPDPVVRDEQAYVRAARWIPVLDAADRLRLGDRMAASFTDPAVQARAFAPLVLARIVEAGAWRPRWWSAFADWYPAETDLRGHDPALGWLHAVAHGADLLAAVSHHPGQDPVPLLELAVARLLTPTGHLFDAQEDDRLAHALAQILSHPGLTAAQSARWLDPVSEAFRTGEPGPVPAWASNTMRTLRMLYVLTDRGFRTKDTGAGIRTVTHRTSALDALAGTLAIVAPYSA from the coding sequence ATGGACACCTCTGCTTCCCGCACCTACGTCGGTGACATCGGCACGCTGTCGGGGGCGGCCCGTACCGAGGCCCTCGACACGCTCGTCGAGGACCTTCGCTCACCCGATCCCGTGGTGCGCGACGAACAGGCCTACGTCAGGGCCGCACGCTGGATACCGGTCCTCGACGCGGCGGACCGGCTCCGGCTGGGCGACCGCATGGCCGCGAGCTTCACCGACCCCGCCGTCCAGGCCCGCGCCTTCGCGCCGCTGGTCCTGGCCCGGATCGTGGAAGCGGGCGCCTGGCGGCCGCGGTGGTGGAGCGCCTTCGCCGACTGGTATCCGGCCGAGACGGACCTGCGCGGCCATGACCCCGCCCTCGGCTGGCTGCACGCCGTCGCCCACGGCGCCGACCTGCTGGCAGCCGTTTCCCACCACCCGGGACAAGACCCCGTGCCGCTCCTGGAGTTGGCGGTCGCACGGCTGCTCACCCCCACCGGTCACCTCTTCGACGCGCAGGAGGACGACCGACTGGCCCACGCCCTGGCGCAGATCCTGAGCCACCCCGGACTCACCGCCGCGCAGTCGGCGCGGTGGCTCGACCCCGTCTCCGAGGCCTTCCGCACGGGAGAGCCGGGGCCGGTCCCGGCCTGGGCGTCCAACACCATGCGCACGTTGCGCATGCTCTATGTCCTGACGGACCGGGGTTTTCGCACCAAGGACACGGGCGCCGGGATCCGTACGGTCACCCATCGGACGAGTGCCCTCGACGCTCTCGCGGGGACACTTGCGATCGTCGCGCCGTACAGCGCATGA
- the eccB gene encoding type VII secretion protein EccB, producing the protein MASRRDELNAYTFAKRRVLASFVQPSPSGSEEGAPKPLRAVLPGVIIGVVILAVFGAIGMFSPTAPKGWKTPNANVIVASDSTTRYVVLETDGKAQLHPVLNMASAKLLLAPDKDTVITVDEKVLDSDTLPHGPTIGIPYAPDRLPSAKEAGAAKRWAVCERPGQGGTAIQKATFVFAQRDYGKTDGADRLAGGELLYVVGPDNKTPYIVDAQGNAYRVDSTDDNLLNALDTQGRKPQRVSQQWLNTLHQRDPISIPTVKGIPGAAANAPGDLRSADKVGMIIKARKGTTMQSYVVLPGRVAPISDFTATLLLNSPQLVTVGQTGEAQQVSPGAIVEGAPFAASEKWPQAAPETVNNATSATSGRNTVCNVLRSVHGKGGATTLSTWAGTEFPTSLPSGSSSAYVTPGSGQLYRQFQGTETSAGPVFLVTDTGLRYALQSNSDSATDDKGIGTTAKQREEELKEAKIAQTRLGYADTDAAPIPTAWSTFLPTGPRLSESAARQPQGS; encoded by the coding sequence ATGGCATCACGGCGGGACGAACTCAACGCCTACACCTTCGCGAAGCGCCGCGTCCTGGCGTCCTTCGTGCAGCCCTCGCCCTCGGGCTCGGAGGAAGGGGCGCCGAAGCCGCTGCGCGCGGTGCTGCCCGGTGTCATCATCGGCGTCGTCATCCTGGCCGTGTTCGGGGCCATCGGCATGTTCAGCCCGACGGCTCCCAAGGGCTGGAAGACCCCGAACGCGAACGTCATCGTCGCCAGCGACTCGACCACCCGGTACGTGGTCCTGGAGACCGACGGCAAGGCGCAACTGCATCCGGTCCTCAACATGGCCTCGGCCAAGCTGCTCCTCGCGCCCGACAAGGACACCGTCATCACCGTCGACGAGAAGGTCCTCGACAGCGACACGCTGCCGCACGGTCCCACCATCGGCATCCCCTACGCACCCGACCGCCTGCCGTCGGCGAAGGAGGCCGGCGCCGCCAAGCGCTGGGCTGTGTGCGAACGTCCCGGCCAGGGCGGCACCGCCATCCAGAAGGCCACTTTCGTCTTCGCCCAGCGCGACTACGGCAAGACCGACGGAGCCGACCGGCTGGCCGGCGGTGAACTCCTGTACGTCGTCGGCCCCGACAACAAGACGCCGTACATCGTCGACGCGCAGGGCAACGCGTACCGCGTGGACTCCACGGACGACAACCTGCTGAACGCGCTCGACACCCAGGGGCGCAAGCCGCAGCGCGTCTCGCAGCAGTGGCTGAACACGCTCCACCAGCGCGACCCGATCTCGATCCCCACGGTCAAGGGCATCCCGGGCGCGGCGGCGAACGCCCCCGGTGACCTCCGCTCCGCCGACAAGGTCGGCATGATCATCAAGGCCCGCAAGGGCACCACGATGCAGTCCTACGTGGTCCTGCCCGGCCGCGTCGCCCCCATCTCCGACTTCACCGCCACCCTGCTCCTCAACAGCCCCCAGCTGGTCACCGTGGGCCAGACCGGCGAGGCGCAGCAGGTCAGTCCCGGCGCCATCGTCGAAGGTGCGCCCTTCGCCGCGAGCGAGAAGTGGCCGCAGGCCGCACCGGAGACGGTGAACAACGCCACGAGCGCCACCAGCGGCCGCAACACCGTGTGCAACGTCCTGCGCTCGGTCCACGGCAAGGGCGGCGCCACCACTCTGTCGACCTGGGCCGGCACCGAGTTCCCCACCTCGCTGCCCTCCGGCTCCTCCAGCGCATACGTGACGCCCGGATCGGGGCAGCTCTACCGCCAGTTCCAGGGCACCGAGACCTCGGCGGGCCCGGTCTTCCTGGTCACCGACACCGGCCTGCGCTACGCCCTGCAGTCCAACAGCGACAGCGCCACCGACGACAAGGGCATCGGCACCACGGCCAAGCAGCGCGAAGAGGAACTCAAGGAGGCCAAGATCGCCCAGACCAGGCTCGGTTACGCGGATACGGATGCGGCTCCGATCCCCACCGCCTGGTCGACCTTCCTGCCGACGGGCCCCCGACTGTCGGAGTCCGCGGCGCGCCAGCC
- a CDS encoding MinD/ParA family ATP-binding protein — MQHDQRQPTNPGVAPLGYTAAVELSSDRLLNNKKQKAKSGRPGAGGGLFKLGAKKEEAERQRKLELIRTPVLSCYRIAVISLKGGVGKTTTTTALGATLATERQDKILAIDANPDAGTLGRRVRRETGATIRDLVQAIPYLNSYMDIRRFTSQAPSGLEIIANDVDPAVSTTFNDEDYRRAIDVLGKQYPIILTDSGTGLLYSAMRGVLDLADQLIIISTPSVDGASSASTTLDWLSAHGYADLVSRSITVISGVRETGKTIKVEDIVGHFETRCRGVVVVPFDEHLAAGAEVDLDMMRPKVREAYFNLSVMVAEDMARHQQSHGLWTSDGNPPPVAAPPMPGQPLPGQPMPGQPAPGQPVPGPPYPQQGQQPYPQYPGYPQQPGQAQPQPQPQGQPQPQPHPGQPYPPAQQQPYPPNPNQGQAPGQAPPQQ, encoded by the coding sequence GTGCAGCACGACCAGCGGCAGCCCACCAACCCCGGTGTCGCGCCCCTCGGTTACACCGCCGCGGTGGAGCTGTCCTCCGACCGGCTGCTCAACAACAAGAAGCAGAAGGCGAAGAGCGGCCGGCCGGGCGCGGGCGGTGGTCTGTTCAAGCTCGGAGCGAAGAAGGAAGAGGCCGAGCGGCAGCGGAAGCTGGAGCTGATCCGCACGCCGGTGCTGTCGTGCTACCGGATCGCCGTCATCAGCCTCAAGGGCGGTGTCGGCAAGACGACCACGACCACCGCGCTCGGCGCCACGCTCGCCACCGAGCGGCAGGACAAGATCCTCGCGATCGACGCGAACCCGGACGCCGGTACGCTCGGCCGCCGCGTGCGCCGCGAGACCGGGGCCACCATCCGCGACCTCGTCCAGGCGATCCCGTACCTCAACTCGTACATGGACATCCGGCGGTTCACCTCGCAGGCGCCCTCCGGCCTGGAGATCATCGCCAACGACGTCGACCCGGCCGTCTCCACGACGTTCAACGACGAGGACTACCGGCGCGCGATCGACGTGCTGGGCAAGCAGTACCCGATCATCCTGACCGACTCGGGTACGGGTCTGCTCTACAGCGCGATGCGCGGGGTGCTCGACCTCGCCGACCAGCTCATCATCATCTCGACGCCGTCCGTCGACGGTGCGAGCAGTGCCAGTACGACGCTGGACTGGCTGTCCGCGCACGGATACGCGGATCTGGTCTCGCGGTCCATCACCGTCATCTCCGGGGTGCGCGAGACCGGCAAGACGATCAAGGTGGAGGACATCGTCGGCCACTTCGAGACACGGTGCCGTGGTGTCGTCGTCGTGCCGTTCGACGAGCACCTGGCCGCCGGTGCCGAGGTCGACCTCGACATGATGCGGCCGAAGGTGCGGGAGGCGTACTTCAACCTCTCCGTGATGGTCGCCGAGGACATGGCGCGCCACCAGCAGTCACATGGGCTGTGGACCTCGGACGGCAACCCGCCCCCGGTCGCGGCACCGCCGATGCCGGGCCAGCCGCTGCCCGGTCAGCCGATGCCGGGGCAGCCGGCTCCGGGACAGCCCGTCCCCGGGCCGCCGTACCCGCAGCAGGGGCAGCAGCCGTACCCGCAGTACCCCGGCTACCCGCAGCAGCCGGGTCAGGCACAGCCCCAGCCGCAACCGCAGGGCCAGCCACAACCGCAGCCGCACCCGGGACAGCCCTACCCGCCGGCCCAGCAGCAGCCCTACCCGCCGAACCCGAACCAGGGCCAGGCTCCCGGGCAGGCCCCGCCTCAGCAGTAG
- the eccE gene encoding type VII secretion protein EccE has protein sequence MASGTRTRSRDRAQARGSSAPRPGAAQQPSAPGPRPQASGALHLRTRQGQSGAFRLQRIVLLEIAAAVLLAGWVIDPLALVPAAVVAVVLVLLAFVRRRGRSLPEWLGTARALKARQRRAASTPIPPGTEPGLAPAVECDPSLRTYAYGGRDRRPVGIIGDGTFVTAVLQVEADATALRAERSRQPLPLGLVRDALEVDGIRLESAQIVLHTQPAPALHLPQQSVAVTNYAPLQAQTGAPAVRITWIALKLDPELCPEAVSARGGGLVGAQKCVVRAADHLTSRLTGAGFRTTVLNEEELTAAIATSACANPLVTAGAGRTEARERRTEESGRSWRCDNRRHTTYWVRRWPLVGGDGRSLPQLVALLTAVPALATTFSLTLAHGERGEVSLCGHLRVTGRSDDELVAARRALEEAARRGGAGLARLDRQQLPGVLATLPLGGAR, from the coding sequence ATGGCTTCCGGAACGCGGACCCGGTCGCGTGACCGGGCGCAGGCGCGGGGCTCTTCAGCGCCCCGTCCAGGGGCGGCACAGCAACCGTCCGCGCCGGGGCCGCGGCCGCAGGCGTCGGGCGCGCTCCATCTCAGAACGCGTCAGGGACAGTCCGGGGCGTTCCGGCTGCAACGGATCGTTCTGTTGGAAATCGCGGCCGCTGTTCTTCTCGCCGGCTGGGTGATCGATCCGCTGGCGCTGGTGCCGGCAGCCGTCGTCGCCGTCGTACTCGTACTGCTCGCCTTCGTGCGCCGCCGGGGCCGCTCCCTGCCCGAATGGCTGGGTACGGCACGGGCGTTGAAGGCGCGGCAGCGGCGGGCAGCGAGTACGCCGATACCACCGGGTACGGAGCCGGGCCTCGCACCCGCGGTGGAGTGCGACCCGAGTCTGCGGACGTATGCGTACGGCGGACGGGACCGACGGCCGGTCGGGATCATCGGGGACGGGACGTTCGTCACCGCTGTGTTGCAGGTGGAGGCCGACGCGACGGCGCTGCGTGCCGAGCGCAGTCGGCAGCCCCTGCCACTCGGACTGGTGCGGGACGCCCTTGAAGTGGACGGGATCCGCCTGGAGTCCGCGCAGATCGTTCTGCACACGCAGCCCGCGCCCGCACTGCACCTGCCGCAGCAGTCCGTGGCCGTCACCAACTACGCGCCGCTGCAGGCGCAGACGGGCGCACCTGCCGTGCGCATCACCTGGATCGCGCTGAAGCTCGACCCGGAGCTGTGCCCGGAGGCCGTGTCCGCGCGCGGTGGCGGACTCGTGGGGGCGCAGAAGTGCGTCGTGCGCGCCGCCGACCACCTCACGAGCCGTCTGACGGGAGCGGGATTCCGTACAACCGTGCTCAACGAGGAGGAGTTGACCGCCGCCATCGCCACCTCGGCCTGCGCCAACCCGCTGGTGACGGCGGGGGCGGGGCGGACCGAGGCGAGGGAGCGGCGGACCGAGGAGTCGGGGCGCAGCTGGCGTTGCGACAACCGCAGGCACACGACGTACTGGGTCCGCCGCTGGCCCCTGGTGGGCGGCGACGGACGGTCGCTGCCCCAACTCGTCGCCCTGCTCACGGCCGTACCCGCGCTCGCCACCACGTTCAGTCTCACGCTGGCGCACGGCGAGCGGGGCGAGGTGTCGCTGTGCGGGCATCTGCGGGTGACCGGGCGCAGTGACGACGAACTGGTCGCGGCGCGGCGGGCGCTGGAGGAGGCCGCACGACGGGGCGGCGCCGGGCTCGCCCGCCTCGACCGGCAGCAACTGCCCGGCGTGCTCGCCACTCTGCCTCTCGGGGGTGCTCGCTGA
- a CDS encoding bifunctional riboflavin kinase/FAD synthetase, which yields MQRWRGLEDIPQDWGRSVVTIGSYDGVHRGHQLIIRHAVERARELGVPSVVVTFDPHPSEVVRPGSHPPLLAPHHRRAELMAELGVDALLILPFTTEFSRLSPAEFVVKVLVDKLHARAVVEGPNFRFGHKAAGNVEFLAEQGKTYDFEVELVDLYVTGEAGGGTPFSSTLTRRLIAEGDVEGAREILGRPHRVEGVVVRGAQRGRELGFPTANVETLPHTAIPADGVYAGWLHVGDEAMPAAISVGTNPQFDGTERTVEAYAIDRVGLDLYGLHVAVDFLAFVRGQAKFDSIDALLETMAVDVKRCRELIAAYDGE from the coding sequence GTGCAGCGCTGGCGTGGCTTGGAGGACATCCCCCAGGACTGGGGGCGCAGCGTCGTCACCATCGGGTCCTACGACGGAGTCCACCGCGGACACCAGCTGATCATCCGGCATGCCGTGGAACGCGCCCGTGAGCTGGGCGTTCCCTCCGTCGTGGTGACCTTCGACCCGCACCCCAGCGAGGTCGTGCGGCCCGGCAGCCACCCGCCGCTGCTCGCCCCGCACCACCGCCGTGCCGAACTGATGGCGGAGCTGGGCGTCGACGCGCTGCTGATCCTTCCCTTCACCACCGAGTTCTCGCGGCTCTCGCCCGCCGAGTTCGTGGTCAAGGTGCTGGTCGACAAACTGCACGCCAGGGCCGTGGTCGAGGGCCCGAACTTCCGCTTCGGCCACAAGGCCGCCGGGAACGTGGAGTTCCTGGCCGAGCAGGGGAAGACGTACGACTTCGAGGTCGAGCTGGTGGATCTGTACGTGACCGGTGAGGCAGGCGGCGGCACGCCCTTCTCCTCGACGCTGACCCGGCGGCTGATCGCCGAGGGCGACGTGGAGGGCGCGCGCGAGATCCTCGGGCGCCCGCACCGCGTCGAGGGCGTCGTCGTACGCGGCGCCCAGCGCGGCCGTGAGCTGGGCTTCCCGACGGCCAACGTCGAGACGCTGCCGCACACCGCGATCCCCGCCGACGGCGTCTACGCCGGGTGGCTGCACGTCGGGGACGAGGCGATGCCGGCCGCGATCTCCGTCGGCACGAACCCGCAGTTCGACGGGACGGAGCGGACGGTGGAGGCGTACGCCATCGACCGCGTCGGCCTCGACCTGTACGGCCTGCACGTCGCCGTCGACTTCCTCGCGTTCGTCCGCGGCCAGGCCAAGTTCGACTCCATCGACGCGCTCCTGGAAACCATGGCGGTGGACGTCAAGCGGTGCCGGGAGCTGATCGCGGCGTACGACGGGGAGTAG